The following coding sequences are from one Streptomyces sp. NBC_01232 window:
- a CDS encoding ATP-binding protein, which yields MAVKAVGWARSFPVSRGVRAARQWTAAHLDSLPWEDASAADTAHSVLLSVSELVTNAHLHAEGTAHLVLSWDGVCVHVSVADGDPRLPRPKEADADGDVGATSGRGLGIVTVLADSWDVHACHGGKAITACFRPVGAPDPHAHPNPDPHTGPPAGPGGACRS from the coding sequence TTGGCGGTCAAGGCCGTGGGCTGGGCACGCTCGTTCCCGGTGTCGAGGGGGGTGCGGGCGGCACGGCAGTGGACCGCCGCGCATCTGGACTCGTTGCCGTGGGAGGACGCATCGGCTGCGGACACGGCTCATTCCGTGCTCCTCAGCGTCTCCGAACTCGTCACGAACGCCCATCTGCACGCGGAGGGCACCGCCCACCTCGTGCTCTCCTGGGACGGTGTCTGCGTCCATGTGAGCGTCGCCGACGGCGATCCTCGCCTGCCCCGCCCGAAGGAGGCCGACGCCGACGGCGATGTCGGCGCCACGTCGGGCCGCGGGCTCGGGATCGTCACCGTCCTCGCCGACTCCTGGGACGTCCACGCGTGCCACGGCGGAAAGGCGATCACGGCCTGCTTCCGCCCCGTCGGCGCACCCGACCCGCATGCGCACCCGAACCCGGACCCGCACACCGGCCCGCCGGCCGGTCCGGGCGGGGCATGCCGTTCATGA
- a CDS encoding STAS domain-containing protein, with translation MTGAADAYHEGVVGDSYPAGAGWVVAAHGELDQDTLAPLETALVSAADRHGLVVLDAGSITFGDSSFLNLLLRLHRQTTLRVAAPGEQLRRLFALTGADTVLSLHPSVEEAAGGS, from the coding sequence ATGACCGGAGCAGCGGACGCGTACCACGAAGGCGTCGTCGGGGACAGTTACCCCGCCGGGGCCGGGTGGGTGGTGGCGGCGCACGGGGAGCTCGACCAGGACACCCTGGCCCCTCTGGAGACGGCGCTCGTCTCGGCCGCGGACCGGCACGGACTGGTCGTACTGGACGCCGGCTCCATCACCTTCGGCGACTCGTCGTTCCTGAATCTGCTGCTGCGGCTGCACCGTCAGACCACGCTGCGCGTCGCCGCCCCGGGCGAGCAACTGCGCCGCCTGTTCGCCCTGACGGGCGCCGACACGGTCCTCTCCCTGCACCCGAGCGTCGAGGAAGCCGCCGGGGGGTCATGA
- a CDS encoding SigB/SigF/SigG family RNA polymerase sigma factor yields the protein MTRSATAVSPIRATDVQITPAAPAVVGAPGQDVELPEVKNAREMPPADARELSKLFFLSLRTLEEGTHEYQYARNTLIEMNLSLVQFAARRFRARVLGGGLDMDDIIQVGTIGLIKAIDRYDPEREVEFSTLALPYITGEIKRYFRDTTWAVHVPRRLQELRTELAKAQEALTDVLGRSPTVKEVAQHLELTEEQVIDGLVAANGYTSGSLDTGAESEEPSATSRTMRPLADRLGDVDPAMELFEDFHTLAPLLEQLDERDRLILQLRFGQEKTQAEIGAELGISQMQVSRLLSRTLTRLRAGMLSA from the coding sequence ATGACTCGCTCGGCCACCGCCGTAAGCCCCATTCGTGCAACAGACGTGCAGATCACGCCCGCTGCGCCCGCCGTCGTGGGAGCCCCCGGGCAGGACGTGGAACTGCCCGAGGTGAAGAACGCCCGGGAGATGCCGCCTGCCGACGCACGCGAGCTCTCGAAGCTCTTCTTCCTGAGCCTGCGCACGCTGGAAGAGGGCACGCACGAGTACCAGTACGCCCGGAACACGCTGATCGAGATGAACCTCTCCCTCGTGCAGTTCGCCGCGCGGCGCTTCCGCGCCCGCGTGCTGGGCGGGGGCCTGGACATGGACGACATCATCCAGGTGGGAACCATCGGTCTCATCAAGGCCATCGACCGCTACGATCCGGAGCGCGAGGTCGAGTTCTCGACCCTCGCCCTGCCGTACATCACCGGTGAGATCAAGCGGTACTTCCGTGACACCACCTGGGCCGTGCACGTGCCGCGCCGTCTGCAGGAACTGCGTACGGAGCTCGCCAAGGCCCAGGAGGCCCTGACCGACGTCCTGGGCCGGTCCCCGACGGTCAAGGAGGTCGCCCAGCACCTCGAACTGACCGAGGAACAGGTCATCGACGGGCTGGTCGCCGCGAACGGCTACACGAGCGGTTCCCTGGACACCGGCGCCGAGAGCGAGGAGCCGTCGGCCACGAGCCGCACGATGCGTCCGCTCGCGGACCGGCTCGGTGATGTCGACCCCGCCATGGAACTCTTCGAGGACTTCCACACCCTCGCACCCCTGCTGGAGCAACTGGACGAACGCGACCGGCTGATCCTGCAGCTGCGCTTCGGCCAGGAGAAGACCCAGGCCGAGATCGGTGCGGAACTGGGCATCTCGCAGATGCAGGTCTCGCGCCTGCTCTCCCGCACGCTGACCCGGCTGCGCGCCGGAATGCTCTCGGCGTAG
- a CDS encoding STAS domain-containing protein yields MPSPHRHDGSVPPVGAQPLYDDVMWADAVVRCAHTGTGTSAGTGAGTGAVPTLTARPLRDRPGALLSGSCDLDSRPILSAALGVVIRIPGAVVHLDLSAVAFLDAAAVAALVQANAAVAGQGRRLLLHHPPYSLRKVVEMFPDECAALEVAA; encoded by the coding sequence ATGCCCTCACCCCACCGGCACGACGGGTCCGTACCGCCCGTCGGCGCGCAGCCGCTCTACGACGACGTGATGTGGGCGGACGCCGTCGTGCGGTGCGCGCACACCGGTACGGGGACCAGTGCGGGCACCGGGGCCGGAACCGGGGCGGTGCCGACGCTGACCGCCCGGCCGTTGCGCGACCGTCCCGGCGCCCTGCTGAGCGGCAGCTGCGACCTCGACTCGCGGCCGATCCTGAGCGCGGCGCTGGGCGTCGTCATCCGGATCCCCGGAGCGGTCGTCCACCTCGACCTCTCCGCCGTGGCCTTCCTCGACGCGGCCGCCGTCGCCGCGCTGGTGCAGGCGAACGCCGCTGTTGCCGGTCAGGGGCGTCGCCTGCTGCTCCACCACCCGCCATACTCGCTCCGCAAGGTAGTGGAGATGTTCCCGGACGAATGTGCCGCGCTGGAGGTCGCAGCATGA
- a CDS encoding sensor histidine kinase, translating to MINLPASTDPGAFVHPALLYRGHEEYLAGVGGFVRAALAADEPVMVAVPGGHLDALRESIGPTSADVTWVDMTQLGRNPGRILASLQDFADRRADRPARIVGEPIWPGRSQAEALEATRHEALINTAFAGRRATVLCPYDTLGLPASVVSDARRTHPVVMEEGKVLLSPHYTDAASVCAGCDHPLPEPEGAAPRLAYTHGELGEVRAQTEGWARGTTLSAARRGDLVLAVSEAAANSLAHGDGKGSLRLWSTADGTVVAEIRDGGHLADPLAGRRRPALASANGGRGLWMIHQLCDLVEIRALDSGLTLRLHMTTS from the coding sequence ATGATCAACCTTCCTGCGTCGACCGATCCCGGGGCCTTCGTCCACCCCGCCCTCCTCTACCGGGGTCACGAGGAGTACCTGGCAGGCGTGGGAGGCTTCGTACGGGCCGCCCTCGCGGCCGACGAGCCGGTGATGGTGGCGGTGCCCGGCGGGCACCTGGACGCTCTGCGCGAGAGCATCGGCCCCACCTCGGCCGACGTCACGTGGGTGGACATGACACAACTGGGGCGCAACCCCGGCCGCATCCTGGCCTCCCTGCAGGATTTCGCCGACCGCCGTGCGGACCGGCCGGCCCGGATCGTGGGCGAGCCGATCTGGCCCGGCCGCTCGCAGGCCGAGGCGTTGGAGGCCACCCGGCACGAGGCGCTCATCAACACCGCCTTCGCGGGGCGGCGGGCCACCGTCCTGTGCCCGTACGACACCCTGGGCCTGCCGGCCTCCGTGGTGTCCGACGCCCGGCGGACGCATCCCGTGGTGATGGAGGAGGGCAAGGTCCTCCTCAGCCCGCACTACACCGACGCCGCCTCCGTCTGCGCCGGGTGCGACCACCCCCTGCCCGAGCCCGAGGGCGCCGCGCCCCGGCTCGCGTACACCCACGGGGAGCTGGGCGAGGTGCGGGCCCAGACCGAGGGCTGGGCCCGCGGCACGACGCTGAGCGCGGCCCGGCGGGGCGATCTCGTCCTCGCTGTCAGCGAGGCCGCCGCCAATTCCCTCGCCCACGGGGACGGGAAGGGCTCGCTCCGGCTGTGGAGCACCGCCGACGGCACGGTCGTGGCCGAGATCCGCGACGGCGGCCACCTCGCCGACCCGCTGGCGGGGCGCCGTCGCCCCGCACTGGCGTCGGCCAACGGCGGCCGCGGCCTGTGGATGATCCACCAGCTGTGCGACCTGGTCGAGATCCGCGCCCTCGACAGCGGCCTCACTCTGAGACTGCACATGACCACCTCCTGA